From a single Artemia franciscana chromosome 9, ASM3288406v1, whole genome shotgun sequence genomic region:
- the LOC136030880 gene encoding heterogeneous nuclear ribonucleoprotein A1, A2/B1 homolog produces the protein MKYDGNRDHRESEQFRKLFIGGLDQKTTEDSLRSHFGQWGEIVDAVVMRDPETKRSRGFGFVTYSRAAMVDDAQDARPHRVDGREVQPKRAVPRQLSGKADAGASVKKIFLGGLKEDVEDEDLREYFGKYGTITDAEVVIDKDTKRKRGFGFVEFDDYDPVDKIILEGNHYLKGRDVDVKKAVSKREMFDHKQKQDRPARGGRGDWDGPRTNEQPSWNRGSVGDGGYNQGPGWGGGYGGPGPAPQGGYGGAPPQQWSGPQPQWGGPQPQWGGQQQQWGPYPPSSAYPNQPYGGGGYPPQGGPAGGGYSSGYGGPPQAAAPQGWGGQPSQPPYGIGYGPEPVYGDGGPMRGGGYQGGYQRPAPYSPPRGGPGGYNSYPAGGRRY, from the exons ATGAAGTATGATGGAAATCGCGATCACAGGGAGTCAGAGCAGTTTAGAAAACTGTTCATTGGAGGTCTTGACCAGAAGACTACAGAAGATAGTCTTAGATCTCATTTTGGACAATGGGGTGAAATTGTAGATGCTGTAGTCATGAGAGATCCAGAAACAAAGAG ATCTCGTGGTTTTGGATTTGTAACATATTCAAGAGCTGCAATGGTTGATGATGCACAAGACGCTAGACCTCACAGAGTTGACGGTAGAGAAGTCCAACCAAAGAGAGCTGTTCCTCGACAG CTTTCTGGAAAAGCAGATGCTGGTGCCTCTGTGAAAAAGATTTTCCTTGGTGGACTGAAGGAAGACGTCGAGGATGAGGACCTTAGAGAATACTTTGGAAAATATGGCACCATCACTGATGCTGAAGTAGTTATAGATAAAGACACAAAGAGGAAAAGGGGGTTTGGTTTTGTTGAATTTGACGATTATGATCCAGTCGACAAAATTATTC tCGAAGGCAATCACTATTTAAAGGGGCGTGATGTTGATGTTAAGAAAGCTGTGAGCAAACGAGAAATGTTTGatcacaaacaaaaacaagatcGCCCTGCCAGAGGTGGTCGTGGTGACTGGGATGGTCCAAGGACAAATGAGCAACCTAGCTGGAATCGAGGCAGTGTTGGAGACGGTGGCTATAACCAGGGACCTGGCTGGGGAGGTGGATATGGTGGACCAGGACCTGCCCCACAG GGAGGCTATGGTGGTGCTCCACCACAGCAATGGAGTGGTCCACAACCACAATGGGGTGGTCCACAGCCACAATGGGGTGGCCAACAACAGCAATGGGGACCTTACCCACCTTCAAGTGCTTACCCTAATCAGCCATATGGTGGGGGTGGATATCCCCCACAAGGTGGACCAGCTGGAGGAGGTTATAGCTCAGGCTACGGTGGGCCACCACAAGCAGCAGCACCTCAAGGATGGGGTGGTCAGCCATCACAACCACCTTATGGTATTGGATATGGGCCGGAGCCAGTCTACGGTGACGGTGGACCAATGAGAGGTGGTGGTTATCAGGGTGGCTACCAAAGACCAGCTCCGTATTCTC cacCAAGAGGTGGACCTGGAGGATATAATTCTTATCCTGCTGGTGGCAGAAGATACTAA